In one window of Kitasatospora sp. MMS16-BH015 DNA:
- a CDS encoding glycosyltransferase family 4 protein gives MQKTLVVTNDFPPRPGGIQAFVHNMAVRQPAGSVVVYASTWRDGREVAKFDAEQPFPVIRDRTRMMVPTPRVTKRAAEILRAEGCDSVWFGAAAPLGLMAPALRRAGAERLLGMTHGHEAAWAQLPGSRQLLHRIGAGTDVLTYLGEYTRSRIASAVGPEAAGRMVQLPPGVDEQTFRPDSGGAEVRARLGLADRPVVVCVSRLVPRKGQDTLILALPQILREVPDAVLLIVGGGPYRADLEKLAAAQGVTASVRFTGAVPWEELPAHYGAGDVFAMPCRTRRGGLDVEGLGIVYLEASATGLPVVAGDSGGAPDAVLEAETGFVVPGKGTVVLAERIVRLLRDEALRRRMGEAGRQWVEREWRWDLLAGRLTSLLGS, from the coding sequence ATGCAGAAGACCCTCGTCGTCACGAACGACTTCCCGCCCCGGCCGGGCGGGATCCAGGCGTTCGTCCACAACATGGCGGTGCGGCAGCCGGCCGGCAGCGTGGTGGTCTACGCCTCGACCTGGCGGGACGGCCGCGAGGTCGCGAAGTTCGACGCCGAGCAGCCGTTCCCGGTGATCCGGGACCGGACCAGGATGATGGTGCCGACCCCGCGGGTGACCAAGCGGGCCGCCGAGATCCTGCGCGCCGAGGGCTGCGACTCGGTCTGGTTCGGCGCCGCGGCCCCGCTCGGGCTGATGGCCCCCGCGCTGCGGCGGGCCGGCGCCGAGCGGCTGCTCGGCATGACGCACGGTCACGAGGCCGCCTGGGCGCAGTTGCCCGGCTCGCGGCAGCTGCTGCACCGGATCGGGGCCGGCACCGACGTGCTCACCTACCTCGGCGAGTACACCCGCTCCCGGATCGCCTCGGCCGTCGGCCCGGAGGCCGCCGGCCGGATGGTCCAGCTCCCGCCGGGCGTGGACGAGCAGACCTTCCGCCCCGACTCCGGCGGCGCCGAGGTCCGGGCCCGGCTGGGGCTGGCCGACCGGCCGGTGGTGGTCTGCGTGTCGCGGCTGGTGCCGCGCAAGGGCCAGGACACCCTGATCCTCGCCCTCCCGCAGATCCTCCGGGAGGTCCCGGACGCCGTCCTGCTGATCGTCGGCGGCGGCCCCTACCGCGCCGACCTGGAGAAGCTCGCCGCCGCCCAGGGCGTCACCGCCTCCGTCCGCTTCACCGGCGCCGTCCCCTGGGAGGAGCTCCCCGCCCACTACGGCGCCGGCGACGTCTTCGCCATGCCCTGCCGTACCCGCCGCGGCGGCCTCGACGTCGAGGGCCTCGGCATCGTCTACCTCGAGGCCTCCGCCACCGGCCTCCCCGTCGTCGCCGGCGACTCCGGCGGCGCCCCCGACGCCGTCCTGGAGGCCGAAACCGGCTTCGTCGTCCCCGGCAAGGGCACCGTGGTGCTCGCCGAGCGCATCGTCCGTCTGCTCCGCGACGAAGCCCTCCGCCGCCGCATGGGCGAGGCCGGCCGCCAGTGGGTCGAACGGGAGTGGCGCTGGGACCTGCTGGCGGGAAGGCTCACTTCCCTACTCGGCAGTTAG
- a CDS encoding C40 family peptidase, whose product MSTPRRSPLPGVHRIARALAITAAATGVLGAAVAGTAEAAPEPPSRKDVKAQVDQLYDEAEQASEKFNAAQEAQQRLQAETNRLLDEVATGQDGLNRLRGELGAVAAAEYRSGGLDPTVQLMLSSDPAGYLNRARSLDQAAARQADTLHELVDRQRGLDQRRAETAAKLTELDRVRQSLTASKREVQQRLAKAQKLLDSLGAAERARLTAQDAEEAESRATRGTDRLDLGNQPASSDRAAAALAAAVAKVGSPYVYGSTGPRTFDCSGLMYWSWRQAGVSLPRTSQEQAHAGQRISLAEARPGDLVIFYKDAHHVGMYAGGGVVVHAPYPGAKVRYESVSAMPVSGVVRV is encoded by the coding sequence ATGTCGACGCCTCGCCGTTCCCCCCTGCCGGGTGTGCACCGGATCGCCCGGGCGCTGGCCATCACCGCGGCCGCCACCGGAGTGCTCGGCGCCGCCGTGGCCGGCACCGCCGAGGCCGCGCCCGAGCCGCCCAGCCGCAAGGACGTCAAGGCCCAGGTGGACCAGCTCTACGACGAGGCCGAGCAGGCCTCGGAGAAGTTCAACGCCGCCCAGGAGGCCCAGCAGCGCCTCCAGGCCGAGACCAACCGCCTGCTCGACGAGGTGGCCACCGGGCAGGACGGGCTCAACCGGCTGCGCGGGGAGCTCGGCGCGGTGGCCGCCGCCGAGTACCGCTCCGGCGGTCTCGACCCGACCGTGCAGCTGATGCTCTCCTCCGACCCGGCCGGCTACCTCAACCGGGCCCGCAGCCTCGACCAGGCCGCCGCCCGGCAGGCCGACACCCTGCACGAGCTGGTCGACCGTCAGCGCGGGCTCGACCAGCGGCGGGCCGAGACGGCGGCCAAGCTGACCGAGCTGGACCGGGTGCGCCAGTCGCTGACCGCGAGCAAGCGCGAGGTCCAGCAGCGCCTCGCCAAGGCCCAGAAGCTGCTGGACAGCCTCGGCGCCGCCGAACGGGCCCGGCTCACCGCCCAGGACGCCGAGGAGGCCGAGAGCCGCGCCACCCGCGGCACCGACCGCCTCGACCTCGGCAACCAGCCCGCCTCCTCCGACCGCGCCGCCGCCGCCCTGGCCGCCGCCGTCGCCAAGGTCGGCTCCCCGTACGTCTACGGGTCCACCGGCCCCCGTACCTTCGACTGCTCCGGTCTGATGTACTGGAGCTGGCGGCAGGCCGGAGTCTCCCTGCCGCGCACCTCGCAGGAACAGGCCCACGCGGGCCAGCGGATCAGCCTCGCCGAGGCCCGACCGGGAGACCTGGTGATCTTCTACAAGGACGCCCACCATGTCGGCATGTACGCCGGCGGCGGCGTGGTCGTGCACGCACCCTACCCGGGCGCGAAGGTCCGCTACGAGAGTGTCAGCGCGATGCCGGTGAGCGGAGTGGTGCGGGTCTGA
- a CDS encoding NYN domain-containing protein has product MDRPLPEGVRRRVVGIAADALGGLPPAELPASLRQYAKFTPARRAKYAAPALAAALEAEPAFRVRIADRLRLGQPDLVKALEAGSVPGAADPMDVAAAAYLLRPVGWSRLVAEAGEEAERAGAEGMAAESARLVEKLQAELAELRGQARADLERQRAEGESVRKEADSLRKKVRTLESDTRRAQAEARRLQSELDAAKALTSAERSAAESEARRLRHRVVELETLLEAGRRTAREGRSVEDMRLRLLLDTVLHAAQGLQRELALPVAQLHPADLVEAVVPGSASPHDVARRALAEDDPALLDQLLAIPQVHLVVDGYNVTKTGYPALPLEQQRIRLLGGLAMLAQRTQAEVTCVFDGQDLDVPVIMAPPRGVRVRFSRTGETADELIRRLVRAEPQGRPVVVVSTDREVADGVRNAGARPVNSILLLNRLARA; this is encoded by the coding sequence CTGGACCGGCCGCTGCCCGAGGGGGTGCGCCGCCGGGTGGTGGGCATCGCCGCCGACGCGCTGGGTGGGCTGCCCCCCGCCGAGCTGCCGGCCTCCCTGCGCCAGTACGCGAAGTTCACCCCGGCCCGCCGCGCGAAGTACGCCGCCCCGGCGCTGGCCGCCGCGCTGGAGGCCGAGCCCGCCTTCCGGGTGCGGATAGCTGACCGGCTGCGGCTCGGGCAGCCCGATCTGGTCAAGGCGCTGGAGGCCGGCAGCGTGCCCGGCGCGGCCGACCCGATGGACGTGGCCGCCGCCGCGTACCTGCTGCGCCCGGTCGGCTGGAGCCGGCTGGTCGCCGAGGCCGGCGAGGAGGCCGAGCGGGCCGGGGCCGAGGGGATGGCGGCCGAGTCGGCCCGGCTGGTGGAGAAGCTGCAGGCCGAGCTGGCCGAGCTGCGCGGCCAGGCCCGGGCCGATCTGGAGCGGCAGCGGGCCGAGGGCGAGAGCGTCCGTAAGGAGGCCGACTCGCTGCGCAAGAAGGTGCGCACCCTGGAGAGCGACACCCGCAGGGCCCAGGCCGAGGCCCGCCGGCTGCAGTCCGAGCTGGACGCGGCCAAGGCGCTCACCTCGGCCGAGCGCAGCGCCGCCGAGAGCGAGGCCCGGCGGCTGCGGCACCGGGTGGTGGAGTTGGAGACCCTGCTCGAGGCGGGCCGCCGCACGGCCCGCGAGGGCCGCTCGGTGGAGGACATGCGGCTGCGGCTGCTGCTGGACACCGTGCTGCACGCCGCCCAGGGCCTGCAGCGCGAGCTGGCGCTGCCGGTGGCCCAGCTGCACCCGGCGGACCTGGTGGAGGCCGTGGTGCCCGGCTCGGCTTCGCCGCACGACGTGGCCCGGCGGGCGCTGGCCGAGGACGACCCGGCGCTGCTCGACCAGCTGCTGGCGATCCCTCAGGTGCACCTGGTGGTGGACGGCTACAACGTGACCAAGACGGGCTACCCGGCGCTGCCGCTGGAGCAGCAGCGGATCCGGCTGCTCGGCGGCCTGGCGATGCTGGCCCAGCGCACCCAGGCGGAGGTCACCTGTGTGTTCGACGGCCAGGATCTGGACGTACCGGTGATCATGGCGCCGCCACGCGGCGTCCGGGTGCGGTTCAGCCGCACCGGGGAGACGGCCGACGAGCTGATCCGCCGTCTGGTCCGGGCCGAGCCGCAGGGGCGGCCGGTGGTGGTGGTCTCGACCGACCGTGAGGTGGCGGACGGGGTCCGCAATGCCGGCGCCCGGCCGGTGAACTCGATCCTGCTGCTCAACCGGCTGGCCCGGGCCTGA
- a CDS encoding glycosyltransferase family 87 protein: MALVHAGPTGSGSTALSPAPSAAGGALWALGAGWVVTRVLIVLMVLGVLKISGTDVTADVSVIYHGWYEVLQTGTFPLDDVTWQYPPGAALVILLPGLLPWSYLISFYVICGVFDALTMGLLMRAGSRRGRSFSGAWVWVAGVPLLGPTVYCRYDLLVTALAVAGLLAVLRRPALGGVLLGFGGLVKVWPVLALAGTPKGRRTRRSWTAAVATLSAVGFLLAAGMNGAFEFLKFQRDRGIEVESVAALPLHFARLFGGWHGQVSMNYGSLELLGPWVPVLSKLSVAATALGFGWLLVWRLRAKRWQASTPYDAALAALLVFTVTSRVISPQYLVWLVGVAAVCLTVRGTSQRPVAVIILIATLVTTLEFPVLFGQVHNSQPWGVAVLTVRNLLLLAATLLSCRRLWRSTRNPEPPRTVVLPALPPAPAYTVRPGIAYEQHLLDGIK, encoded by the coding sequence GTGGCGTTGGTCCACGCCGGTCCGACCGGCAGCGGCAGCACCGCGCTGTCCCCGGCCCCCTCCGCGGCGGGCGGGGCCCTGTGGGCGCTGGGCGCCGGCTGGGTGGTCACCCGGGTGCTGATCGTGCTGATGGTGCTGGGCGTCCTCAAGATCTCCGGCACCGACGTCACGGCCGACGTGTCGGTGATCTACCACGGCTGGTACGAGGTGCTCCAGACCGGCACCTTCCCGCTGGACGACGTGACCTGGCAGTACCCGCCCGGCGCCGCGCTGGTGATCCTGCTGCCGGGGCTGCTGCCCTGGTCGTACCTGATCTCCTTCTACGTGATCTGCGGCGTGTTCGACGCGCTGACCATGGGCCTGCTGATGCGGGCCGGCTCGCGCCGGGGCCGCAGCTTCTCCGGGGCCTGGGTCTGGGTGGCCGGGGTGCCGCTGCTCGGGCCGACGGTCTACTGCCGGTACGACCTGCTGGTCACCGCCCTCGCGGTGGCCGGGCTGCTGGCCGTGCTGCGGCGGCCCGCGCTCGGCGGGGTGCTGCTCGGCTTCGGCGGGCTGGTGAAGGTCTGGCCGGTGCTGGCGCTGGCCGGTACGCCGAAGGGGCGGCGGACCCGCCGCTCCTGGACGGCCGCCGTGGCCACGCTGAGCGCGGTCGGCTTCCTGCTCGCGGCGGGCATGAACGGCGCCTTCGAGTTCCTCAAGTTCCAGCGCGACCGGGGCATCGAGGTGGAGTCGGTGGCCGCGCTGCCGCTGCACTTCGCCCGCCTGTTCGGCGGCTGGCACGGCCAGGTCTCGATGAACTACGGCTCGCTGGAGCTGCTCGGCCCCTGGGTGCCGGTGCTCTCCAAGCTCTCGGTGGCGGCCACCGCGCTGGGCTTCGGCTGGCTGCTGGTCTGGCGGCTGCGGGCCAAGCGCTGGCAGGCCTCCACCCCGTACGACGCCGCGCTGGCCGCGCTGCTGGTCTTCACGGTGACCAGCAGGGTGATCAGCCCGCAGTACCTGGTCTGGCTGGTCGGCGTGGCCGCCGTCTGCCTGACGGTGCGGGGCACCAGCCAGCGCCCGGTGGCGGTGATCATCCTGATCGCCACCCTGGTCACCACCCTGGAGTTCCCGGTGCTGTTCGGCCAGGTGCACAACAGCCAGCCCTGGGGCGTGGCCGTGCTGACGGTCCGCAACCTGCTGCTGCTGGCCGCGACCCTCCTCTCCTGCCGCCGCCTCTGGCGCTCCACCCGCAACCCGGAGCCGCCGCGCACCGTGGTGCTCCCGGCCCTGCCGCCGGCCCCCGCCTACACCGTCCGCCCGGGCATCGCCTACGAGCAGCACCTGCTGGACGGCATCAAGTAG
- the trpD gene encoding anthranilate phosphoribosyltransferase yields MVNVQPANGGSDPAQVVRTWPDLLTALLGGGDLSRQDTAWAMDRIMRGEATPVQVAGFMIALRAKGETVAEVAGLAEAMYAHAEPLHIPGPAVDIVGTGGDRAKTVNISTMSAIVAAAAGAKVVKHGNRAASSASGATDVLEKLGISPDISPRRVAEIAEEVGLTFCSAAKFHPAMRHAAPARRDLGVPTAFNLLGPLTNPARVTAHAVGCFDTRLAGLIAGVFAERGDSALVFRGDDGLDELTISATSRVWVVRGGAVTETVLDPRELGIELVEISALRGADPEYNANVARRVFAGERGPVRDAVLLNTAAGLTALDLTEAPLTEQLAAGMVRAAAAIDSGAAEATLKAWAEASSR; encoded by the coding sequence ATGGTGAACGTGCAGCCTGCGAACGGCGGTAGCGACCCCGCGCAGGTGGTCCGCACCTGGCCCGACCTGCTGACCGCGCTGCTCGGCGGCGGTGACCTGAGCCGCCAGGACACCGCCTGGGCGATGGACCGGATCATGCGCGGCGAGGCGACTCCGGTGCAGGTGGCCGGGTTCATGATCGCGCTGCGGGCCAAGGGCGAGACGGTGGCCGAGGTGGCCGGGCTGGCCGAGGCGATGTACGCCCACGCCGAGCCGCTGCACATCCCCGGCCCGGCGGTGGACATCGTCGGCACCGGCGGCGACCGTGCCAAGACCGTCAACATCTCCACCATGTCGGCGATCGTGGCCGCCGCGGCCGGCGCCAAGGTGGTCAAGCACGGCAACCGGGCCGCCTCCTCCGCGAGCGGGGCCACCGACGTGCTGGAGAAGCTGGGCATCAGCCCGGACATCAGCCCCAGGCGGGTGGCCGAGATCGCCGAGGAGGTCGGGCTGACCTTCTGCTCGGCCGCCAAGTTCCACCCCGCGATGCGGCACGCCGCCCCCGCCCGCCGCGACCTGGGCGTGCCCACCGCCTTCAACCTGCTCGGCCCGCTCACCAACCCGGCCCGGGTCACCGCGCACGCCGTCGGCTGCTTCGATACCCGGCTGGCCGGGCTGATCGCCGGCGTCTTCGCCGAGCGCGGCGACTCGGCGCTGGTCTTCCGGGGTGACGACGGCCTGGACGAGCTCACCATCAGCGCCACCTCGCGGGTCTGGGTGGTCCGCGGCGGGGCCGTCACCGAGACGGTGCTCGACCCGCGCGAGCTCGGCATCGAGCTGGTCGAGATCTCCGCCCTGCGCGGGGCCGACCCGGAGTACAACGCCAACGTCGCCCGCCGGGTCTTCGCCGGCGAGCGCGGCCCCGTCCGGGACGCCGTCCTGCTCAACACCGCCGCCGGGCTGACCGCCCTCGACCTCACCGAGGCCCCGCTCACCGAGCAGCTGGCCGCCGGCATGGTCCGGGCCGCCGCCGCGATCGACTCCGGCGCGGCCGAGGCCACGCTCAAGGCGTGGGCAGAGGCCAGCTCCCGCTAG
- a CDS encoding C40 family peptidase: MASHRRPKPASRTRITLMTAAAATAVAFSSQAGAHADPAPTKDEVKAQVDQLNQQAEITTEKYNAATEKEQVLQKQVGALQDQVARQQAQVSGIQQSLGEIAAEQYRNGGISPTVQLMLSSTPDTFLTQAGAVDQIGASQAEALKTLKDEQRTLDAQKAEAQSKLAELDATTKSLKADKEAIKAKLAQAQALLDTLTQQERDAMAAAEAKAAAEAKAAAQNAGSGDRASRGTARPVLGNAPAASSAAAAALAAAESKLGATYVYGASGPTTFDCSGLVQWAYAQAGVSVPRTSQEQAHAGTNIGTNLADAQPGDILVFYNDAHHVGLYAGNGQAIHAPHTGAVVRYEDASVMPISAIIRI, encoded by the coding sequence GTGGCGTCCCATCGTCGTCCCAAGCCCGCCAGTCGGACCCGCATCACGCTGATGACCGCCGCCGCCGCGACCGCGGTGGCCTTCTCCTCGCAGGCCGGGGCGCACGCCGACCCGGCGCCCACCAAGGACGAGGTCAAGGCCCAGGTCGACCAGCTCAACCAGCAGGCCGAGATCACCACCGAGAAGTACAACGCGGCCACCGAGAAGGAGCAGGTCCTGCAGAAGCAGGTCGGCGCCCTCCAGGACCAGGTGGCCCGTCAGCAGGCCCAGGTGAGCGGCATCCAGCAGAGCCTCGGCGAGATAGCCGCCGAGCAGTACCGCAACGGCGGCATCTCGCCGACCGTGCAGCTGATGCTCTCCAGCACCCCCGACACGTTCCTCACCCAGGCCGGGGCGGTCGACCAGATCGGCGCCAGCCAGGCCGAGGCGCTCAAGACCCTCAAGGACGAGCAGCGCACCCTGGACGCCCAGAAGGCGGAGGCGCAGTCCAAGCTCGCCGAGCTGGACGCGACCACCAAGAGCCTCAAGGCCGACAAGGAGGCCATCAAGGCCAAGCTGGCCCAGGCCCAGGCCCTGCTCGACACCCTGACGCAGCAGGAGCGCGACGCGATGGCCGCCGCCGAGGCGAAGGCCGCGGCCGAGGCCAAGGCCGCCGCGCAGAACGCCGGCTCCGGCGACCGCGCCTCGCGCGGCACCGCGCGTCCGGTGCTCGGCAACGCCCCCGCCGCCAGCTCGGCCGCCGCGGCCGCGCTGGCCGCCGCCGAGAGCAAGCTCGGCGCCACCTACGTCTACGGCGCCTCCGGCCCGACCACCTTCGACTGCTCGGGCCTCGTCCAGTGGGCGTACGCGCAGGCCGGTGTCTCGGTGCCGCGCACCTCGCAGGAGCAGGCCCACGCCGGCACCAACATCGGCACCAACCTGGCCGACGCCCAGCCCGGCGACATCCTGGTCTTCTACAACGACGCCCACCACGTCGGCCTCTACGCCGGCAACGGCCAGGCGATCCACGCTCCGCACACCGGTGCGGTCGTCCGGTACGAGGACGCCTCGGTGATGCCGATCTCGGCCATCATCCGGATCTGA
- a CDS encoding Lrp/AsnC family transcriptional regulator, with product MITAIVLIRTSVDRIPEIAEAIAAIEGVSEVYSVTGGYDLVAMVRVRHHDDLAAVIPGQLNKVPGVQHTETQIAFRTYSQHDLEAAFALGLDD from the coding sequence GTGATCACCGCGATCGTTCTGATCAGGACCAGCGTCGACCGCATCCCCGAGATCGCCGAGGCGATCGCCGCCATCGAAGGCGTCAGCGAGGTCTACTCCGTCACCGGCGGCTACGACCTGGTCGCCATGGTCCGCGTCCGCCACCACGACGACCTCGCCGCGGTGATCCCCGGCCAGCTCAACAAGGTCCCCGGCGTCCAGCACACCGAGACCCAGATCGCCTTCCGGACCTACTCCCAGCACGACCTCGAGGCCGCCTTCGCCCTCGGCCTCGACGACTGA
- a CDS encoding aminotransferase class V-fold PLP-dependent enzyme, with product MSTASTAVDICAPLAVLGREVEVPLASGEKVNYAALDYAASSPALQRVWDDVAAYAPYYGSVHRGAGYLSQLSTDLFEQSRRTVEEFLDLREGDQVVFTRATTDSLNLLAGVLPAGTRVFAFETEHHASLLPWRRDGLTVSYLRAPRSHEEAVARFEEALAEAGAGPKLLCVTGASNVTGELWPVAELTEVAHRHGARVVLDAAQLAPHHRVSVRELGVDWVAFSGHKLYAPFGAGVLAGRSDWLDAAEPYLAGGGASRTVAREADGSVAVEWQLGPARHEAGSPNVIGAYAVASACRALTEAGFEALVAREQQLIGLLREGLAAVPQVKVLSLFGADAARVGVLSFVVEGWNSSHFSAALSAEYGIGVRDGLFCAHPLVRTLLGGEEAAPSECGAPEPSLPGERSLNAIRVSFGAGTPVEHVERFVGAVRELVEDGAKWSYRNEGGRCVAVV from the coding sequence ATGTCCACTGCTTCCACCGCTGTCGACATCTGCGCCCCGCTCGCCGTGCTCGGCCGTGAGGTCGAGGTCCCGCTCGCCTCCGGCGAGAAGGTGAACTACGCCGCGCTCGACTACGCCGCCAGCTCGCCCGCCCTGCAGCGGGTCTGGGACGACGTGGCCGCCTACGCCCCGTACTACGGCAGCGTGCACCGCGGGGCGGGCTACCTCTCGCAGCTCTCCACCGACCTCTTCGAGCAGAGCCGCCGCACCGTCGAGGAGTTCCTCGACCTGCGCGAGGGCGACCAGGTGGTCTTCACCCGAGCCACCACCGACTCGCTCAACCTGCTGGCGGGCGTGCTCCCGGCCGGCACCCGGGTCTTCGCCTTCGAGACCGAGCACCACGCCTCGCTGCTGCCCTGGCGCCGGGACGGACTGACCGTCAGCTACCTGCGGGCCCCGCGCTCGCACGAGGAGGCCGTGGCCCGCTTCGAGGAGGCGCTGGCCGAGGCCGGGGCGGGCCCCAAGCTGCTCTGCGTGACCGGCGCCTCCAACGTGACCGGCGAGCTGTGGCCGGTGGCCGAGCTGACCGAGGTGGCGCACCGCCACGGCGCCCGGGTGGTGCTCGACGCGGCGCAGCTGGCCCCCCACCACCGGGTCTCGGTCCGTGAGCTGGGCGTCGACTGGGTCGCCTTCTCCGGCCACAAGCTCTACGCCCCCTTCGGCGCGGGCGTCCTGGCCGGCCGGTCCGACTGGCTGGACGCGGCCGAGCCGTACCTGGCCGGCGGCGGCGCCTCGCGCACCGTGGCCCGGGAGGCGGACGGCTCGGTGGCGGTGGAGTGGCAGCTCGGCCCGGCCCGGCACGAGGCCGGCTCGCCCAACGTGATCGGCGCCTACGCGGTGGCCTCCGCCTGCCGGGCGCTCACCGAGGCCGGGTTCGAGGCGCTGGTGGCGCGGGAGCAGCAGCTGATCGGCCTGCTGCGGGAGGGGCTGGCGGCGGTGCCGCAGGTCAAGGTGCTCAGCCTCTTCGGTGCGGACGCCGCCCGGGTGGGCGTGCTGTCCTTCGTGGTGGAGGGCTGGAACAGCTCGCACTTCTCGGCGGCGCTCTCGGCCGAGTACGGCATCGGCGTCCGGGACGGGCTGTTCTGCGCGCACCCGCTGGTGCGGACGCTCCTCGGCGGCGAGGAGGCGGCGCCCTCCGAGTGCGGGGCCCCGGAGCCTTCGCTCCCGGGCGAGCGGAGCCTCAACGCGATCCGGGTCAGCTTCGGGGCCGGCACGCCGGTCGAGCACGTGGAGCGGTTCGTGGGGGCGGTGCGGGAGCTCGTCGAGGACGGGGCGAAGTGGAGCTACCGCAACGAAGGTGGGCGCTGCGTCGCCGTCGTCTGA
- a CDS encoding rhomboid family intramembrane serine protease: MALPLLDRLGLRGAGRAAPVVTLGLIAVCLLVLVVSPSSGLNPLYGTGQARVCAEERYEQRWGAVPAELTTGHPLTAEQLGTLAAALPGCELPATPAKVPALSVLTSLFVHAGWLHLLGNVLFLLVFGPAVEERLGRARFLLLYLTVGYLAAYGYAIAQAHSPDGLRAVVGASGAIAGVLGGYLRLFPRARVTALVPVLLFLPLRLPAWLVLGLWFVLQWWSVRTGGPGVAYLVHVIGFATGYLTARVATARRIPWRRPPGLGEPE; encoded by the coding sequence ATGGCCCTTCCCCTCCTCGACCGCCTCGGCCTGCGCGGAGCCGGCCGGGCCGCCCCCGTGGTCACGCTCGGGCTGATCGCGGTCTGCCTGCTGGTGCTGGTGGTCAGCCCGAGCTCCGGGCTCAACCCGCTGTACGGCACCGGGCAGGCCCGGGTCTGCGCCGAGGAGCGGTACGAGCAGCGCTGGGGTGCGGTGCCCGCCGAACTCACCACCGGCCACCCGCTCACCGCCGAGCAGCTCGGCACCCTCGCGGCGGCCCTGCCCGGCTGCGAGCTGCCGGCCACGCCGGCCAAGGTGCCGGCCCTCTCGGTGCTCACCTCGCTCTTCGTCCACGCGGGCTGGCTGCACCTGCTCGGCAACGTCCTCTTCCTGCTGGTCTTCGGGCCCGCCGTGGAGGAGCGGCTCGGCCGGGCCCGCTTCCTCCTCCTCTACCTGACCGTCGGCTACCTCGCCGCCTACGGCTACGCGATCGCCCAGGCCCACTCCCCCGACGGCCTGCGCGCCGTGGTCGGCGCCTCCGGCGCGATCGCCGGCGTGCTCGGCGGCTACCTCCGCCTCTTCCCCCGGGCCCGGGTCACCGCGCTGGTGCCCGTCCTCCTCTTCCTCCCGCTCCGGCTGCCCGCCTGGCTGGTGCTCGGCCTCTGGTTCGTGCTCCAGTGGTGGTCCGTACGGACGGGCGGTCCCGGCGTGGCCTACCTGGTCCACGTGATCGGCTTCGCCACCGGCTACCTGACCGCACGGGTCGCGACCGCCCGCCGGATACCCTGGCGGCGACCCCCAGGGCTAGGAGAACCCGAGTGA
- a CDS encoding C40 family peptidase, with amino-acid sequence MASHRRPKQPSRARVTVLTAAAATAVALSAQVSAHAAPAKPSTDEVKAQVDKLSEDQEKATETFNGANERANQLRAQAAQLQDQVARGQEQMTELATGLAAVAGEQYRNGGIDSSVALMLSSDPAGYLEKASSAEQVTETQAATLKQLKEQQRRLDQQKQEATEILAELDRNTQVLNDAKNQVQQKLQESKRLLSQLSAADRAAVMGDRASRSDNRAALGSLPPASGYAAVAVAAAESKLGHDYQWGAEGPNVFDCSGLMEWAYAQAGVSLPRTSQEQGSVGTRVPSLADAQPGDLIIFGPDRHHVGMYVGNGMMIHAPKTGDVVKIAPATVMSINTIRRV; translated from the coding sequence TTGGCCTCCCACCGCCGCCCCAAGCAGCCGAGCCGAGCACGGGTCACCGTGCTGACGGCTGCCGCAGCGACCGCGGTCGCCCTGTCCGCCCAGGTGAGCGCGCACGCCGCGCCCGCGAAGCCCTCGACGGACGAGGTCAAGGCCCAGGTCGACAAGCTCAGCGAGGACCAGGAGAAGGCGACCGAGACCTTCAACGGGGCCAACGAGCGGGCCAACCAGCTGCGCGCCCAGGCGGCCCAGCTCCAGGACCAGGTGGCCCGGGGTCAGGAGCAGATGACCGAGCTCGCCACCGGCCTGGCGGCCGTGGCCGGCGAGCAGTACCGCAACGGCGGCATCGACTCCTCGGTGGCCCTGATGCTCTCCTCCGACCCGGCCGGGTACCTGGAGAAGGCGTCCAGCGCCGAGCAGGTGACCGAGACCCAGGCCGCCACGCTCAAGCAGCTCAAGGAGCAGCAGCGCCGACTGGACCAGCAGAAGCAGGAGGCCACCGAGATCCTGGCCGAGCTGGACCGCAACACCCAGGTCCTGAACGACGCCAAGAACCAGGTGCAGCAGAAGCTCCAGGAGTCCAAGCGGCTGCTCAGCCAGCTGAGCGCTGCGGACCGTGCCGCGGTGATGGGCGACCGCGCCTCCCGCAGCGACAACCGCGCCGCCCTCGGCAGCCTGCCGCCGGCCAGCGGCTACGCCGCCGTCGCGGTGGCCGCCGCCGAGAGCAAGCTCGGCCACGACTACCAGTGGGGCGCCGAGGGTCCGAACGTCTTCGACTGCTCGGGCCTGATGGAGTGGGCCTACGCGCAGGCCGGCGTCTCGCTGCCGCGCACCTCGCAGGAGCAGGGCTCGGTCGGTACCCGGGTGCCCTCGCTGGCCGACGCCCAGCCCGGCGACCTGATCATCTTCGGGCCGGACCGCCACCACGTCGGCATGTACGTCGGCAACGGCATGATGATCCACGCCCCGAAGACCGGTGACGTCGTGAAGATCGCGCCCGCCACCGTCATGAGCATCAACACCATCCGTCGCGTCTGA